CAGAATTACCCGAGGATGGCGTCGAAGGGGATATAATGTTTCGCTATTGCAAACTCAACTTCATATTGGAGGTCACATGCTTTGACGGTTAGCGAAACATCTCTTAATGGTTTTACTGTAACTCCGTCGAGGCTGATGAAGGGCGATATTCCGTGTGTCACCAGGGGATTGTGACCATTCGTTGACATTAAGGCACCATTCGTTGACGTTAAGGCTTTGTGTGAAAGGACGTTACTTGAACTTCTAGTGTCGACCAGTCTCTTTGGAAAACTTGTTCCGCCTATCTCTTTTTTTTTTTGTCGTTGGTTAATTATGCTATTACAAACTATGAGAAATGTTACAAGACGTTTCTACAACCGGCAATTCTCCCTGCCTTATGAGGATTCACGCCTGACTGCATCATCCTGAGCCATCTTATGAGATCCATGCCTGACGGTACTCCTTGCGCCATGCCGAAGATCTCCTGTATGTTTTTTCTCCATAAATCTGCATAATTCGCCTTTGCTGGGATTCGAAACCCAGACCTCTTGGTGTAGAAGCATTAATGAACCCTTACTCAAACCACTGGACCAAGGGGGCTTCCACTCCAGGTTACGATTTCCGCCTATCTCTAGCTCAATGATAAGAGCATTGTCATGTGGTTTGTCGAGTTTCAGTGTTTCGTGCTCGTAGAAGATGATTTCGTCGCTAATCAGGATTGCTCCCTTGGACTGGCGCGATCCTTTTTCGGGTTCGTCTCGAGTTAAGTTTTCCTACGAGATGACGGATCGTTTGAAATCAGTGACCTTAGGTTGTTTCTTAGTCGGTCGGTCCGTATTGATTCGTTTATCGCTTCCTCCTTTGAATGGTTGGTTCAGATCCATGATCGTGCTTATGAACCTTATATCGGGTTCTTAGCAAGGATGTTTTCCATTTCTCTTCCCCACAGACCGTGCCAAAATGTGGATCATAAAACCCACATTAGGCATTTGGTAGTGATTGTTTGTAAAAGATTAGGGAAAAAATAACTTGAACAACGATATCTTCAGAACACAACATATAATCATATTCCGGTTGACAAAAAATAGACTTTATTGATAAGGATTCAATTAATACAATGATAACAAAGATATCGGGTTACAATAACTAAGAACTAGGAACATAGTATCGAGAATGAGATAGTGAGAGATCGACGTCGTGTGTAATGTGCGTAAGCTCTAGGGTTTCGAACATCCATTCTTCCTCTTCTTCTCCTTCCTTGAAAGGCGGATCTCCTCCGTGATAATCTCAACCTCCTCCGTTAATCTCGACTCCACTTCTCTTCGAGTTTGTAGGAGGTCGTTCCTCTAATGAATTCGGCCCATTGGGCCTTTTTTACGGATTGAATTATTGGGTCCGACACACATGAACCGCAGTTAAATTGTATTGCATTTTAATTTCGTATCGCTTGCATTTACCAATCTCGCAGTTATCATTCGGACCATGTATATTCTGATGATAGTAATTAGCCTTTTTGTTATATGAATAAAATACTACAGTTACAAAAGAATTAAAACAAACACAAAATATGTGCGCGTCATTTTCTTTTTTTTGTAGGGGCCTAGGTTATATGTCTCTTTGCTTCTCTCTTTCGAAACATACAGAGGAAAGATCTGATGGAGAGCCAAATCGTCCCAAATAATTTCGTAATAATTGTCTAGTTACAATATTTAAATTTTATTAATTCCTAACTATCGATAGTTGCTTAAAATATAAGCCAAAAAACGATTTAATTACACAACGGGGCATATCTAACCCCTAAATTACAGCCTTTGCCATTGCCATACACATCGTTTTTGTATCTTCTAATGATTCTATTTCTCGGCAAAATCTCACAACTAACTTCTTCTCTTCTCCATTGCCACATCTCTCTCTCTCTCTCTCTCTTCATTGATTGGATCCGAAATGGAGCCATGGGTTGACGATCTGGCTGACGATTTACAAAGTGTGAGCTTTACCTCCGCCGGAACCACCGTGAATCGGAGCACTAGCTCCGGCTCTCGCTCATCCTCCTCCGCCGCAGCTCTTACTCCGGCGACATCTTTTTCCTCCGCCAAACTTCCTCCCTCACTCAGATCGTCTCTCTCCCTCTCCGATCTCCGATTCCGTCTCCGTCTCGGGGCCGGAGACATCGGTTCTGTTTTTTTAGCTGAATTCAAATCCGCAACCGCCGTCGAATTACCGCTCTTAGCCGCTAAGGTTATGGATAAGAAAGAGCTCGCGAGCCGAAGCAAAGAAGGTAGGGCGAAGACGGAGAGAGAGATTCTCGAAACGCTTGACCATCCTTTCCTCCCGACGCTTTACGCCGCCATAGATTCTTCGAAATGGCTCTGCTTACTGACGGAGTTTTGTCCCGGCGGCGATCTCCACGTTCTCCGTCAGAAACAGCCTTACAAACGCTTCCACGAATCCGCCGTCAGGTAACCGCCGTTAACAATTTCCGTTTATCTCCTTGAATATGGTGTATTCAGTTTCCAAAAACATTTAAAAAAATATTAGGAGTATTAGGAAGGTTGATGAAATCAGGGAAGTGGGACCACCAGCTGGTCATTTGTCTGGTAGTTAACACTTAAACATAACAGAGTTTATGGCTTTGTGCTCTCCTGCACCGTTATCTAACACGATTATTGCCGGTTTTACGGGTAATTATCATTAAATCATAGGCCCGTTAAGTGAAACCGCATTAAGGTTTGCACATATGGTTTCCGCAATCTCGTCCGATGTGTTCCAAAACTTAGCATTGTTTCCAGATTTGTTCTATTGATTTGATGTGCTCGATATTTAAAAATAAATATTCAAGTTTGTCTACGCCACACAAAAAGGTGTAGAAAGTCTAATTCTAATACAATATAATATATTTTTGTCGACTTGTTTAATTAAAAATACTTTAGTGTGGCCATTTATATTATGTGTATATATTTATTTTATATAGGCAGAAGTACTCACGATTAACAAAGTGTGTGCTTCTGTAACATGTGTGGGCAGTATATCGCAGCGCTCAATATGAAAGCAATGTTTACTGTAGGTCTTTTAGGTTGGATCTCTTAGCTTTTTTAGTTACGCTAAAAAATCGTATCTTATATTCCGCTAAGAGATCTAACCTAATAGACCTGCAATAAACATGCTCTAAGTAGTAGCTCTGATTAGTAGCAATCCGTAGGGACCGCCTAAAAAGTCAAACCGAGTGGGGTTTGACTTTGAATTCTAACAAATCGTTTAAGGACACGTGTATATTTGTAGTGGGACCGTGCAATTTAATTGAATCACGTAGCATGTCATGGAAATGAATATTTTTCTAATTGCGCGCATGTGGCTTCAGTACAAGCACATACCAGCAAAGCAGGTTATTTGTAACCATTACAACTTTACCATTTCCTTTGAAACCGGTGGCTATTATGAATTTTTAATTTTCTTTTCAAATAATCTTATGGGGTTGCCCCACTTTAGTAAGAATATTCAAAATTACAAAAGAAAAATATCAACCGAATTTTGGAGACGGGGAACAATATATTTTTGGTACATTTTTTTAATCATTTTGGGGTTTTCTATGCATTTTAATTCCTTTCTTGTTATTTAAAATTTTATGGCACTCAGCGGATATCTGGTAGTAGATACGAATTATAAAAGTGACGATCGTTTGATCAAAAGAAAAAAGTGACGATCCAAACAGAACAGAGTGGATGCTGGACACCACACAAAAAAAAACAAATAGTCGATGATGCAAATTATAGAACGCTTTTTGTTTATTATAATAGGCTTTTTGTTATGGGTTGGGCCAAAAGTTTTTTTTTTTTTTTTTTTTTTTTTTTTTTTTTTTTTTTTTTTTTTTTTTTTTTTTTTTTTTTTTTTTTTTGTAACTTAGTCCAAAAGTTTTATTGCCGTGGTATGTTGATGGATTTACTTTTACCGCCTTTGGTTGGTAGTAGATGAAGTGATTATTATTAGTTGAGTTAGCCACTTATTGCCATTTATGAACCAACTCTTACCACGTAATATACTAGAAAACCGGATCTACTTATTCTTGGTAGATGATGATAGACCTGTTTTTTTTTTCTTGAGTTAATGTCAGATCGCAAGTAGTAGTTGACACATTAAAGAAAGGTCATGACTGGTTTAGGCATTTCTTATAACTATTGTGACTTGATTGTGTTTTAGTTACAACTAAATTCTAATGTATATGAGTATATAGAGTATTTGCTTTACCTTCTTTTTTTTTTTTTTTGTCTCTGGCCATGTAACTGAGTTCTACTAGGTCTCTTCTTTACTGTTAAAAGTAAAATGATTGAGAACCAATATAGGTATCCTGACTAAATCTACCTATCTTTTTTATCATGAATGTAGTGGCACCTTATGTTATTTGAGGTTGTCCAACCCAAAAAAATATCACGAAGTTTCTGGTTTATCTTTTGTAACTTGTTCTTAAGAACCCAAAACAGACTTTTATACACTGTTTTGTGTGGAGTATGTTTGTTGATTGTGGACCCGTGAAGACAAAAGAGGAATCTTGGGTAATCTATTTGCACCAGAAACTCTCTTAGACAAAAGAGTTCGTTAAGCTAGCAAACTTTGTAGGTCCATTATTGTTCCTTATGCATAGTGTAAACCAAACCCAACATTATCTTCTTGTCCCCAAAATCCAACATATGTTTTGTCACAATAGCTAAATATGTAACAAAAGATTCCAAATTATTATTACAAATCTCAATTATTCGTTTTGTCCTCACTACCCTGTCTTCTCTTCCTGACCCTTGTGTCAATTTTGCGTTTACATCACTAACTAACCACATCTCTTGTAATTTCTAGATTCTATGTATCGGAAGTGATCGTAGCCATGGAATATCTTCACATGATGGGGATTGTTTACCGAGACTTGAAGCCTGAGAATGTGTTGGTTCGATCAGATGGTCACATCATGCTAACCGATTTCGATCTCTCCTTAAGATGTGATGAATCCACCTCCACACCACAGATTGTACTGAACCGAAACGCACTACCAAACGGCTCGTCTGACCAGAACGAGAACCAAACAATGGACCATCGTCAGACCACATCGTCTTCTTGCATGATCACAAACTGTATTGTCCCAGCTGTCTCCTGCTTCCACCCGAGAATCAGAAGACGTAAGAAGAAAGCTGATCACCGTAACAACGGTCCTGAGCTTGTGGCCGAGCCTCTGGACGTCCGCTCCATGTCCTTTGTTGGGACGCATGAGTACTTGGCTCCTGAAATTGTTTCAGGTATACTTCAAATTTACTTCATTATGATCTATTATTTTGTTAGTTTAGATCATATTAACTCATCCAAAATGTGAATGGCAGGAGAAGGGCATGGGAGCGCGGTGGATTGGTGGACATTGGGGATATTCATGTTCGAGCTGTTCTACGGTACGACGCCTTTCAAAGGGATGGACCACGAGTTAACCCTTGCAAACATCGTCGCTAGAGCCCTCGAATTTCCAAAAGAGCCAACCATTCCAAGCGCGGCCAAGGATCTGATCTCTCAGCTACTGGCTAAGGACCCGATCCGACGTTTGGGGTCGTCTCTGGGTGCATCTGCCGTGAAACGCCACCCGTTTTTCCAAGGAGTTAATTGGGCTTTGCTCATGTGTACTCGTCCTCCTTTTCTTCCTCCGCCTTTCCGCAAAGAACTTTTGTCCGATGACATTTGTCCTGACACCCATGTCGACTACTATTAATAATATATTAATTAGCAACTACGAAACTGACAATTTTCTTCAGAGATTAATCTATAATTTTCACACATAAAACCGAAGTAAAGACCAAGGCACACGACGTAGTGGCCCTATGGTTGCGTTTCTGTTATCTTATCTTACAATTTAAAGATGTTTACCGCATTATTTATTAATTGATTTAGCTTATTTGTTATGTTTCTGTGATTTTAGGTAATTTTGCTTATTTGTCATGTTTTAATTAGGTTTAAGCTGAATCATTAATTTATTAATAGTTTTTAGTTGAGTCCATAATTTATTAATTTAAATAATATAACTATAAAATATGTAATTAGATATATAATTATTTTGATTTTGCTTATTTGTCATGTTTTTGTTTTTATTAGGCTTTAGCTTAGTCATTGATTTATTAATAATTTTTAGCTGAATCACTAATTTACTAATTTAAAAAAATATCCGTAATTAATTTTATATATAACTAAAAACGAATTTTGATTTAATAATATTAAAATCTATATGTTATATTAAAATTCTTATTTTCTTATTTGTCATATTTTATTAGGTTTTAAGTTTTTATATAGGTCATTGACTTATTATTAGTTTTTAACTGAGTACTAGATTTTGATCCGCGCTTAGAAAGCGCGGGTATTTGTTGTTGACCGTTTAATAAAATTTGAATGAATTTATAACTTTTTATTAGAGATAAATAATTTAGAAGTCTATTATAATTTTTGAACTTCAAACAATGTTTTCATATCAATCCTGACTTGTGATCAAACCAATAGATCCAGTGACTCGTAGATAGTCCGGTTTGGATTTAATGAAACAAAATATGGTAAAAATCTAAAAACCTTGCTATCAACCCGCGACCGATACCGGTTGATCCGATAAAACCTAAAAATTTGATAACATTTTTTAAAACATTTGATTAATATTTCATATATTTTTCAATATTACATAAAATTAAATAAACTTGTGATTCTTTATACTTTGATGAATTTCTTTTATTATGTGATTATAAGAAAGTGAAAACATAGTAGTTGAAAGAAAAACAAAATCAATATATATGAAAATATTAGTTTTTTATTACTTACCTATTGTAATATTATTTTATTTTAGATTTAAAAATTGATTTTATGATACTTTTTAGATATTTTTGAATGCTCAAATTTTTAAGTTAGTTATTTTGTGAGATATTAAGTTAGTTAGCACATCTGTAAGTGATCAAATTTGGTATAACTTGTGGGTAACACATTTTTTGGACACACTAATTTTGGAATGATAATATATTTGATACTATTTATTAATTTATTCTAATATAATTTTTCATTTGCAGTATTGGTGATGAGGTTATTTTTGAATTAACGCTTTACCTATCATAATTTATCTTCACCAATTAATAACATAGTGTACTTGTATATTATATTGAATTGGTAGTATATTAAACTTCATAAGTTATGCACTCCAAAACTAATAGTGTTTTTCATTGGAATAGTGGTTAAAATATCACAGTACTTACATAGACCAAAATATTGATTTTGGAATTTTGAACATATCAGCATACTAATATATGAGTATGGTTCGTTTAATATTTTTAAAGATAGTGTATGATTGTTCTCGTAGATAGAATATTTGTAGAAATCGTAACACTACAAGAAAACATAATCTTAACGAGGGCGGTTTTCCTCGCTAATTCGTCGTAAAAGAGGCTTTACGACGAATTAGCGAGGAAACGTGTTTGCTCGTTACACGTCCGTCGTAACACATATTTCCTCGCTAATTCGTCGTAACTTAGCGAGGAATATATTTCGTCGTAACGACGAAGTAGAGCATTTCGTCGTAAAGACCACGTCAACATTCCACGTAAGGACGTCGCTATACTTCCTCGTAAATACCTCGAAACAAGTTCCTCGTAATCTACACGTAAATACCTTGAAAGATTTTCCTCGCAAAATACACGTAACAACCACGAAATGATTTCCTCGTAAAATGGTCGTAAACTTTTCGTATTTCCTCGTTATTTCCTCGTAAAGAATTCCTCGTAAGATACTCGTAAACTGTTTCTCGTCATTTCCTCGTAAGATTTCCACGTAAAGAGGTCGTATTTTAGCTACGAATTTACTTCATTTTTATTATTTTACAGAATTTTAAAATATAATTAAAAAATAATTAAAATTATTTAATTTAATAATAAATTAAAATTCAAAATAAAAATAAATTCATATGAAAATATTTTATAAATAAATAAGTTTTGAATTTATATAATACAACAACAAAAAAAAANNNNNNNNNNNNNNNNNNNNNNNNNNNNNNNNNNNNNNNNNNNNNNNNNNNNNNNNNNNNNNNNNNNNNNNNNNNNNNNNNNNNNNNNNNNNNNNNNNNNNNNNNNNNNNNNNNNNNNNNNNNNNNNNNNNNNNNNNNNNNNNNNNNNNNNNNNNNNNNNNNNNNNNNNNNNNNNNNNNNNNNNNNNNNNNNNNNNNNNNNNNNNNNNNNNNNNNNNNNNNNNNNNNNNNNNNNNNNNNNNNNNNNNNNNNNNNNNNNNNNNNNNNNNNNNNNNNNNNNNNNNNNNNNNNNNNNNNNNNNNNNNNNNNNNNNNNNNNNNNNNNNNNNNNNNNNNNNNNNNNNNNNNNNNNNNNNNNNNNNNNNNNNNNNNNNNNNNNNNNNNNNNNNNNNNNNNNNNNNNNNNNNNNNNNNNNNNNNNNNNNNNNNNNNNNNNNNNNNNNNNNNNNNNNNNNNNNNNNNNNNNNNNNNNNNNNNNNNNNNNNNNNNNNNNNNNNNNNNNNNNNNNNNNNNNNNNNNNNNNNNNNNNNNNNNNNNNNNNNNNNNNNNNNNNNNNNNNNNNNNNNNNNNNNNNNNNNNNNNNNNNNNNNNNNNNNNNNNNNNNNNNNNNNNNNNNNNNNNNNNNNNNNNNNNNNNNNNNNNNNNNNNNNNNNNNNNNNNNNNNNNNNNNNNNNNNNNNNNNNNNNNNNNNNNNNNNNNNNNNNNNNNNNNNNNNNNNNNNNNNNNNNNNNNNNNNNNNNNNNNNNNNNNNNNNNNNNNNNNNNNNNNNNNNNNNNNNNNNNNNNNNNNNNNNNNNNNNNNNNNNNNNNNNNNNNNNNNNNNNNNNNNNNNNNNNNNNNNNNNNNNNNNNNNNNNNNNNNNNNNNNNNNNNNNNNNNNNNNNNNNNNNNNNNNNNNNNNNNNNNNNNNNNNNNNNNNNNNNNNNNNNNNNNNNNNNNNNNNNNNNNNNNNNNNNNNNNNNNNNNNNNNNNNNNNNNNNNNNNNNNNNNNNNNNNNNNNNNNNNNNNNNNNNNNNNNNNNNNNNNNNNNNNNNNNNNNNNNNNNNNNNNNNNNNNNNNNNNNNNNNNNNNNNNNNNNNNNNNNNNNNNNNNNNNNNNNNNNNNNNNNNNNNNNNNNNNNNNNNNNNNNNNNNNNNNNNNNNNNNNNNNNNNNNNNNNNNNNNNNNNNNNNNNNNNNNNNNNNNNNNNNNNNNNNNNNNNNNNNNNNNNNNNNNNNNNNNNNNNNNNNNNNNNNNNNNNNNNNNNNNNNNNNNNNNNNNNNNNNNNNNNNNNNNNNNNNNNNNNNNNNNNNNNNNNNNNNNNNNNNNNNNNNNNNNNNNNNNNNNNNNNNNNNNNNNNNNNNNNNNNNNNNNNNNNNNNNNNNNNNNNNNNNNNNNNNNNNNNNNNNNNNNNNNNNNNNNNNNNNNNNNNNNNNNNNNNNNNNNNNNNNNNNNNNNNNNNNNNNNNNNNNNNNNNNNNNNNNNNNNNNNNNNNNNNNNNNNNNNNNNNNNNNNNNNNNNNNNNNNNNNNNNNNNNNNNNNNNNNNNNNNNNNNNNNNNNNNNNNNNNNNNNNNNNNNNNNNNNNNNNNNNNNNNNNNNNNNNNNNNNNNNNNNNNNNNNNNNNNNNNNNNNNNNNNNNNNNNNNNNNNNNNNNNNNNNNNNNNNNNNNNNNNNNNNNNNNNNNNNNNNNNNNNNNNNNNNNNNNNNNNNNNNNNNNNNNNNNNNNNNNNNNNNNNNNNNNNNNNNNNNNNNNNNNNNNNNNNNNNNNNNNNNNNNNNNNNNNNNNNNNNNNNNNNNNNNNNNNNNNNNNNNNNNNNNNNNNNNNNNNNNNNNNNNNNNNNNNNNNNNNNNNNNNNNNNNNNNNNNNNNNNNNNNNNNNNNNNNNNNNNNNNNNNNNNNNNNNNNNNNNNNNNNNNNNNNNNNNNNNNNNNNNNNNNNNNNNNNNNNNNNNNNNNNNNNNNNNNNNNNNNNNNNNNNNNNNNNNNNNNNNNNNNNNNNNNNNNNNNNNNNNNNNNNNNNNNNNNNNNNNNNNNNNNNNNNNNNNNNNNNNNNNNNNNNNNNNNNNNNNNNNNNNNNNNNNNNNNNNNNNNNNNNNNNNNNNNNNNNNNNNNNNNNNNNNNNNNNNNNNNNNNNNNNNNNNNNNNNNNNNNNNNNNNNNNNNNNNNNNNNNNNNNNNNNNNNNNNNNNNNNNNNNNNNNNNNNNNNNNNNNNNNNNNNNNNNNNNNNNNNNNNNNNNNNNNNNNNNNNNNNNNNNNNNNNNNNNNNNNNNNNNNNNNNNNNNNNNNNNNNNNNNNNNNNNNNNNNNNNNNNNNNNNNNNNNNNNNNNNNNNNNNNNNNNNNNNNNNNNNNNNNNNNNNNNNNNNNNNNNNNNNNNNNNNNNNNNNNNNNNNNNNNNNNNNNNNNNNNNNNNNNNNNNNNNNNNNNNNNNNNNNNNNNNNNNNNNNNNNNNNNNNNNNNNNNNNNNNNNNNNNNNNNNNNNNNNNNNNNNNNNNNNNNNNNNNNNNNNNNNNNNNNNNNNNNNNNNNNNNNNNNNNNNNNNNNNNNNNNNNNNNNNNNNNNNNNNNNNNNNNNNNNNNNNNNNNNNNNNNNNNNNNNNNNNNNNNNNNNNNNNNNNNNNNNNNNNNNNNNNNNNNNNNNNNNNNNNNNNNNNNNNNNNNNNNNNNNNNNNNNNNNNNNNNNNNNNNNNNNNNNNNNNNNNNNNNNNNNNNNNNNNNNNNNNNNNNNNNNNNNNNNNNNNNNNNNNNNNNNNNNNNNNNNNNNNNNNNNNNNNNNNNNNNNNNNNNNNNNNNNNNNNNNNNNNNNNNNNNNNNNNNNNNNNNNNNNNNNNNNNNNNNNNNNNNNNNNNNNNNNNNNNNNNNNNNNNNNNNNNNNNNNNNNNNNNNNNNNNNNNNNNNNNNN
The DNA window shown above is from Brassica oleracea var. oleracea cultivar TO1000 chromosome C3, BOL, whole genome shotgun sequence and carries:
- the LOC106328167 gene encoding serine/threonine-protein kinase D6PK, coding for MEPWVDDLADDLQSVSFTSAGTTVNRSTSSGSRSSSSAAALTPATSFSSAKLPPSLRSSLSLSDLRFRLRLGAGDIGSVFLAEFKSATAVELPLLAAKVMDKKELASRSKEGRAKTEREILETLDHPFLPTLYAAIDSSKWLCLLTEFCPGGDLHVLRQKQPYKRFHESAVRFYVSEVIVAMEYLHMMGIVYRDLKPENVLVRSDGHIMLTDFDLSLRCDESTSTPQIVLNRNALPNGSSDQNENQTMDHRQTTSSSCMITNCIVPAVSCFHPRIRRRKKKADHRNNGPELVAEPLDVRSMSFVGTHEYLAPEIVSGEGHGSAVDWWTLGIFMFELFYGTTPFKGMDHELTLANIVARALEFPKEPTIPSAAKDLISQLLAKDPIRRLGSSLGASAVKRHPFFQGVNWALLMCTRPPFLPPPFRKELLSDDICPDTHVDYY